The Kordia sp. SMS9 genome window below encodes:
- a CDS encoding pyridoxal-phosphate dependent enzyme, translating to MEYAKNILETIGNTPLVQMNALVEGIDALVLAKYETFNPGNSVKDRMALKMIEDAEADGRLQPGGTIIEGTSGNTGMGLALAAIVKGYKLICVMADKQSKEKIDILRAVGAEVIVCPTNVEPEDPRSYYSVSKRLGEETPNAWYVNQYDNPSNCKAHFESTGPEIWDQTDGKVTHFVVGVGTGGTISGVGSYLKMKNPNVKIWGVDTYGSVFKKYHETGVFDENEIYPYVTEGIGEDILPANVNFGVIDGFTKVTDKDAAVYTQRLAKEEGMFLGNSAGAAIKGVLQLKEHFTKDDVVVVLFHDHGSRYVGKMFNDDWMRERGFLDEEVSTAADLIKDHVDKPLVTVKTGELVSHAIERMRKFKISQIPVVDANNSFVGSVDETTLFSKFIENKDIADTYILDIMEKPFPVVHHKTVIDDISKLITKDNQAVLVDLGDHVHHIITKYDIIKGIG from the coding sequence ATGGAATACGCAAAAAATATATTAGAAACTATTGGAAACACGCCCTTAGTTCAAATGAATGCCTTGGTAGAAGGGATTGATGCTTTGGTGTTGGCGAAATACGAAACCTTCAACCCTGGAAATTCTGTAAAAGATAGAATGGCTTTGAAGATGATTGAAGATGCGGAAGCGGACGGACGTTTGCAACCTGGCGGAACCATCATTGAAGGAACTTCTGGAAATACAGGAATGGGTTTGGCACTGGCAGCAATTGTAAAAGGGTACAAGCTGATTTGTGTGATGGCAGACAAACAGTCGAAAGAAAAAATAGATATTTTGCGTGCCGTTGGAGCCGAGGTGATTGTGTGTCCAACGAATGTTGAACCTGAAGATCCTCGATCGTATTATTCGGTTTCGAAGCGTTTGGGCGAAGAAACTCCGAATGCTTGGTACGTAAATCAATATGACAATCCTAGTAACTGCAAAGCACATTTTGAAAGTACAGGTCCTGAAATATGGGATCAAACTGATGGGAAAGTCACACATTTTGTTGTGGGCGTTGGAACTGGAGGTACCATTTCTGGTGTTGGGAGTTATTTAAAAATGAAGAATCCTAATGTGAAAATTTGGGGTGTGGATACGTACGGATCTGTGTTTAAAAAATATCATGAAACAGGTGTTTTTGATGAAAATGAAATCTATCCGTATGTTACAGAAGGTATTGGAGAAGATATTCTTCCTGCGAATGTAAATTTTGGTGTGATTGATGGTTTCACCAAGGTAACCGATAAAGATGCGGCGGTATACACACAACGTTTGGCAAAAGAAGAAGGCATGTTTTTGGGGAATTCTGCGGGTGCAGCCATTAAAGGTGTGTTGCAATTAAAAGAGCACTTTACCAAAGACGATGTAGTAGTGGTTTTATTTCACGATCACGGAAGTAGGTATGTTGGAAAAATGTTTAATGACGATTGGATGCGCGAACGTGGCTTTTTGGATGAAGAAGTGTCCACTGCGGCTGATTTAATCAAAGATCATGTAGACAAACCTTTAGTAACGGTGAAAACGGGCGAATTGGTATCGCATGCTATTGAACGAATGCGTAAGTTTAAAATATCGCAAATTCCAGTAGTGGATGCGAACAATAGTTTTGTAGGTTCGGTGGATGAAACGACTCTTTTTTCTAAGTTTATCGAGAACAAAGACATTGCCGATACGTACATTTTAGACATCATGGAGAAACCCTTTCCTGTTGTACATCACAAAACAGTGATAGATGATATTTCAAAATTAATTACCAAAGACAATCAAGCAGTGTTGGTTGATTTAGGCGATCATGTACATCATATTATTACAAAATATGATATTATCAAGGGAATTGGATAA